Proteins encoded by one window of Salvia splendens isolate huo1 chromosome 7, SspV2, whole genome shotgun sequence:
- the LOC121810535 gene encoding tRNA N(3)-methylcytidine methyltransferase METTL6-like codes for MPSYRLSRVIHIRAGIKKKSSTNAESNLYSSTKKEKTREEVEQNPSYQFHFLPFSKVFTQIEEAQRDSEAWDQFHARHSTGKFFKLFVRLKEAISIAYGLVCRISAELLDYYCFVTLIFTLSALPLDRMPKAIKECFDILKPGGMLLFRDYGICDMTMLRFDPQQRIGYREYLRSDGTRSYFFCLDTVRSLTSAAGFIEVELEYWCINAVNPRKGKTMKRVFVHGKFRKPALN; via the exons ATGCCTTCTTATAGGCTCTCAAGAGTAATACACATAAG agccggaataaaaaaaaagtctagTACAAACGCGGAATCCAATCTCTATTCTagtacaaaaaaagaaaaaacccgaGAAGAAGTAGAACAAAACCCCTCATATCAGTTCCATTTCCTCCCTTTTTCAAAGGTGTTTACTCAAATTGAAGAAGCTCAGCGAGATTCCGAAGCTTGGGATCAATTTCATGCCCGCCATTCTACCGGCAAGTTCTTCAAG CTGTTTGTTAGACTGAAGGAAGCTATAAGCATTGCCTATGGATTAGTGTGTCGAATATCAGCTGAAC TTCT AGATTATTACTGCTTCGTCACATTG ATATTCACTTTGTCAGCCTTGCCCCTCGACAGGATGCCTAAGGCCATCAAAGAGTGCTTTGATATTTTAAAGCCAGGGGGCATGCTTTTATTTAGAGACTACG GGATTTGTGATATGACTATGCTTCGATTTGATCCTCAACAAAGAATAGGATATAGAGAGTACTTGCGGTCAGATGGAACACGATCTTATTTCTTCTGCTTGGATACTGTTAGAAGTTTAACTTCTGCTGCCGGTTTCATTGAG GTTGAGCTTGAATACTGGTGTATCAATGCAGTAAATCCGCGGAAGGGAAAGACGATGAAAAGAGTATTTGTTCACGGAAAGTTCCGGAAGCCTGCCCTCAACTAA